The proteins below come from a single Natrinema sp. SYSU A 869 genomic window:
- a CDS encoding CBS domain-containing protein, producing the protein MHDTIPVAEIMIEDVVTVTPDATATEAARLLRDESVSSVIVVRNGEPVGIVTEGDFVTHLCERSDLGTVAVSDIMSSPLTTIESTASIVDAVELCRSTDVEHLPVVSSDERTAKAADGATETADGTTEAERGKDTAEMAGDDAAELIGIVTTIELSYYVPQLVRRTTETREKPPRRQVRTDTQYERDDWEFNYRGEDETTVSVGDVARFSKTISEDDVEAFAEVTGDTNRVHLDAAYATGTRFGERIVHGVLANGLISAALARLPGLTIYLSQESSFRAPLSIDDHATAVCEIVEDLGRAKYRIETTVTGSDGTVVLEGDAVVLVDDLPPMAAREGDATPAQ; encoded by the coding sequence ATGCACGACACGATACCCGTCGCCGAAATCATGATCGAAGACGTCGTCACCGTCACACCTGATGCCACTGCGACCGAGGCAGCGAGATTGCTGCGCGACGAGAGCGTCAGTTCAGTGATCGTCGTTCGGAACGGCGAGCCGGTCGGCATCGTCACCGAGGGCGACTTTGTCACCCACCTCTGTGAACGATCTGATCTCGGTACCGTCGCGGTCAGCGATATTATGTCGTCGCCGCTGACGACAATCGAATCGACCGCGTCGATCGTCGACGCCGTCGAACTGTGTCGCTCCACGGACGTCGAACACCTGCCAGTCGTCTCGAGTGATGAGCGTACGGCCAAGGCCGCTGACGGCGCAACCGAGACTGCTGACGGCACGACCGAGGCGGAACGGGGTAAAGACACGGCTGAAATGGCGGGAGACGACGCAGCCGAACTCATCGGTATCGTTACGACGATCGAACTCTCCTACTACGTGCCACAACTCGTCCGCCGTACCACAGAGACGCGCGAGAAACCGCCGCGACGACAGGTGCGAACCGATACCCAGTACGAACGCGACGACTGGGAGTTCAACTATCGCGGCGAGGACGAGACAACCGTCTCGGTCGGCGATGTCGCGCGGTTCTCGAAGACGATCTCCGAAGACGACGTTGAGGCCTTCGCGGAGGTCACGGGCGACACCAACCGCGTCCACCTCGACGCGGCCTACGCCACCGGGACCCGTTTCGGCGAGCGAATCGTCCACGGCGTCCTCGCGAACGGGCTGATTAGCGCGGCTCTCGCTCGATTACCGGGGCTGACGATCTATCTATCACAGGAGAGTAGCTTCCGCGCACCGCTCTCGATCGACGACCACGCGACCGCCGTCTGCGAGATTGTCGAGGACCTCGGCCGCGCGAAGTACCGAATCGAGACGACCGTGACCGGCAGTGACGGGACCGTCGTGCTCGAGGGCGACGCAGTAGTGCTCGTCGACGACCTCCCGCCGATGGCAGCCCGCGAAGGCGACGCGACGCCGGCCCAGTAG
- a CDS encoding spermidine synthase — translation MSDETPTDSADGGRPDATERAETGGSGSVLTDRRVALAATFVVAFCSIAYELVYSELLTVFFGGTVLRYSITIGLYMFSLGIGSVLSAQLGETESNFLRTEIYLAIAGPAGAMAIVAVNSLPELTFAGKEPLVLVLSHVPILVVGVLSGFEVPLLTDLVEDREDTIFASLGRLYPRRIVRVVLGVFFAVGEPDERSFSEVLGVDYLGSLAGTVVYALVLYPRFGLVVSVFALGLLNAIAALAFAAWTFSGSARVLSRPTAGRWRTVLVVGLLLTGTYAGLVGHPAAVDRAVTTTYLERNIEGEYREGAADVRALSYETTRYQTVLTYERDLEGHAQTEQCLHLDQAIQFCDTWVDSYHSGLVDVPMTTFEDPSSLNVLLVGGGDYIAVDHLRQYNASVDQVDIDGEFLEMAREREFFRQYNDDAYEYDRLNTTTEDAVTYLRETDETYDLVLLDVPGARSDETLSLYSTEFYTQVREHLTDDGLVVSWVYTRSGHPAHNKAYTTTVRDAGFDRYLPYYVYDDLDGDGGLEPGERFYVLSDGPTPKPDLERAKSDYVRDHAETFDEWRWRSLPVYEDVEPNSILRPNYDIIVD, via the coding sequence ATGTCCGACGAGACACCAACCGATAGCGCCGACGGGGGCCGACCCGACGCAACTGAGAGGGCGGAGACCGGCGGGTCCGGTTCGGTCCTCACCGATCGACGGGTCGCGCTGGCGGCGACGTTCGTCGTCGCGTTCTGTTCGATCGCGTACGAACTCGTCTACTCGGAGCTGCTCACGGTGTTCTTTGGCGGAACCGTCCTCCGATACTCGATCACGATCGGGCTCTACATGTTCTCGCTCGGGATCGGCTCGGTGCTCTCCGCACAGCTCGGCGAGACGGAGTCGAACTTCCTCCGGACCGAGATCTACCTCGCGATCGCGGGCCCCGCGGGAGCGATGGCCATCGTCGCGGTCAACTCCCTTCCGGAACTCACCTTCGCCGGGAAAGAACCGCTGGTCCTCGTGCTCTCGCACGTCCCGATCCTCGTCGTCGGCGTGCTATCCGGATTCGAAGTCCCGCTCCTGACCGACCTCGTCGAGGACCGCGAGGACACGATCTTCGCGTCGCTGGGGCGGCTGTATCCGCGACGGATCGTCCGCGTCGTCCTCGGCGTCTTCTTCGCCGTCGGCGAGCCGGACGAGCGGTCCTTCTCCGAGGTGCTCGGCGTCGACTACCTCGGGAGTCTGGCGGGGACGGTCGTCTACGCGCTCGTGTTGTACCCCCGGTTCGGGCTTGTCGTGTCCGTGTTCGCACTGGGGCTGTTGAACGCCATCGCCGCGCTGGCCTTCGCCGCGTGGACGTTCTCGGGCTCCGCTCGAGTGCTCTCACGACCGACCGCGGGGCGGTGGCGAACCGTCCTCGTCGTCGGCCTCCTCCTGACCGGCACCTATGCCGGCCTCGTCGGCCATCCCGCCGCCGTCGACCGCGCGGTGACGACGACATACCTCGAGCGCAACATCGAGGGCGAGTACCGCGAGGGTGCGGCCGACGTCAGGGCACTCAGCTACGAGACGACGCGCTACCAGACGGTGCTCACCTACGAGCGCGATCTCGAGGGCCACGCCCAGACGGAGCAGTGTCTCCACCTCGATCAGGCGATACAGTTCTGTGATACCTGGGTGGACTCCTATCACAGCGGGCTCGTCGACGTCCCGATGACGACGTTCGAGGATCCGTCCTCACTGAACGTCTTGCTCGTCGGCGGCGGCGATTACATCGCCGTCGACCACCTCCGCCAGTATAATGCCTCGGTCGATCAGGTCGACATCGATGGCGAGTTCCTCGAGATGGCGCGGGAACGCGAGTTCTTCCGGCAGTACAACGACGACGCCTACGAGTACGACCGGTTGAACACGACGACCGAGGACGCCGTCACCTACCTGCGAGAGACCGACGAGACGTACGACCTCGTCCTGCTCGATGTCCCCGGTGCGCGAAGCGACGAGACGCTGTCGCTGTACTCGACGGAGTTCTACACTCAGGTCCGCGAGCACCTGACCGACGACGGCCTCGTCGTCTCCTGGGTCTACACGAGGAGCGGCCATCCGGCGCACAACAAGGCCTACACCACCACCGTCCGAGATGCCGGATTCGACCGGTACCTTCCCTACTACGTGTACGACGACCTCGACGGCGACGGGGGGCTCGAGCCCGGCGAGCGCTTCTACGTGCTCTCGGACGGCCCGACACCGAAACCCGACCTCGAGCGTGCGAAGAGCGACTACGTCCGCGACCACGCTGAGACGTTCGACGAGTGGCGCTGGCGGTCGCTCCCCGTCTACGAGGACGTCGAGCCGAACAGCATTCTGCGCCCGAACTACGACATCATCGTCGACTGA
- a CDS encoding 4Fe-4S binding protein gives MVTDHDSSNGITITGNRFVRFLFTNEYVQPAVNLVTVGLFVYAIYRAAVGPTESSVNFGTVAFFDLWWSPVMILSLLVFGRIWCFFCPLGAIVRFTQRFGLQRYFPMYTHRRWLVLGLPISILSLTAVTFALARWPMYKVGVAYTPRLVPSYWLAILAVAVGISLVYRRQAFCRYVCPATGVMSVTAKLSPLEISQRAETGVRCATLEYGSEYLSTDRRCTACMKCTTERPDEDVELRFRWPGSKIVTERVPLVDEAIVALVVWAVFPIDHVLGDAVEGFAVVAGLPGLLTPTTAYLASITATILGFTAVNRLASDLSGLDWTESYTKFGLAYAPLGVMYSLGAHVIGGLLEDGGHTLNAFANGLGLPLSLPGGASPALVSAWEAFFVGGWLWLAVGWSGLIVWQVADTMTDSKKRALQRSSRTSRS, from the coding sequence ATGGTAACGGATCACGACTCGAGCAACGGTATCACTATCACCGGAAACCGGTTCGTCAGGTTCCTGTTCACCAACGAGTACGTCCAGCCGGCGGTCAACCTAGTCACCGTCGGGCTCTTCGTATACGCGATCTACCGGGCCGCGGTGGGACCGACGGAGTCGAGTGTAAACTTCGGAACTGTCGCGTTCTTCGACCTCTGGTGGTCGCCGGTGATGATCCTCAGCCTCCTCGTTTTCGGTCGGATCTGGTGTTTCTTCTGCCCGCTCGGCGCGATCGTTCGATTCACGCAGCGATTCGGTCTGCAACGTTATTTCCCGATGTACACGCACAGGCGATGGCTCGTGCTCGGCCTGCCGATTTCGATCCTGTCGCTGACCGCCGTGACGTTCGCGCTGGCGCGGTGGCCGATGTATAAGGTCGGCGTCGCCTACACGCCGCGGCTCGTCCCCTCCTACTGGCTCGCGATTCTCGCCGTCGCCGTCGGGATCAGTCTCGTCTACCGGCGACAGGCCTTCTGCCGGTACGTCTGTCCCGCGACCGGCGTGATGAGCGTCACCGCGAAGCTCTCGCCCCTCGAGATCTCACAGCGCGCCGAGACCGGCGTCCGCTGTGCGACCCTCGAGTATGGGAGCGAGTACCTGAGCACCGATCGCCGGTGTACCGCGTGCATGAAGTGTACGACCGAGCGACCGGACGAAGACGTCGAATTGCGGTTTCGCTGGCCCGGCTCGAAGATCGTCACCGAGCGCGTTCCGCTGGTCGACGAGGCGATCGTCGCGCTCGTCGTCTGGGCGGTCTTCCCGATCGATCACGTCCTCGGCGACGCCGTCGAAGGGTTCGCGGTCGTGGCGGGGCTGCCGGGGCTGCTGACGCCCACGACGGCGTATCTCGCGAGTATCACGGCAACGATCCTCGGATTCACGGCTGTCAACCGGCTCGCGAGCGACTTGAGCGGTCTCGACTGGACCGAGTCGTACACCAAGTTCGGGCTCGCGTACGCGCCGCTCGGCGTTATGTACTCGCTCGGCGCGCACGTTATCGGCGGCCTGTTAGAAGACGGCGGCCACACCCTGAACGCGTTCGCGAACGGGCTGGGACTCCCGCTTTCCCTCCCTGGCGGCGCGAGTCCGGCGCTCGTGTCGGCCTGGGAGGCGTTCTTCGTCGGCGGTTGGCTGTGGCTCGCCGTCGGCTGGAGCGGTCTGATCGTCTGGCAGGTCGCCGACACGATGACCGACTCGAAGAAACGGGCGCTGCAGCGTTCGTCCCGCACGTCGCGTTCATGA
- a CDS encoding potassium channel family protein yields MEDKSGDEAGRGDGATANEGDGSDIDDRTVAESDGRLQTGAGSSVDPSVLHLSPAEREARGITDDEVRETFRAVLVRGTKAQKDLSGVTLPELSLDRTALESVDRHPVDLSGATIEGLSLTYALVTLPFVLDGATIGSLRLTEAHVDASISCSDATITGETNLFEATFDDDVTFDGATFEGPVNCDEATFRDDVRFDGTTFDDEVSFRAAECHGDSNHLEDNTTFSGAIFRADVTFRETEFGFSTFDGITCNEAAVFQEATFTGDAEFHGAEFGADADFDEVRFEGDTAFTDAAFRGPATFRGGSFEGGARSLVDDASFAGTTFHDDVTFRHATFRYVTFAAAEFREDAVFESATFTGDADFPDASFDRGVDFDEGRFREDADFSGVQFDGPCSFRGCEFVGGANHLKDDVSFEGARFVDDVDFHDAEISSANFLETAFGGTVDFRRCLVSERIDFEAQGIDDDAFVDFTRGKIRSGRIVQPAKGWVRYDLTLASIGDVDLVAERTRDHRQLLDYFRFCRTEFDEFDGHTFDFSGHREYLDRNGWTVHAFDEPSTDDFDPDYALEMTPEVVETTYLKAKQSASAIGDMKTAGEFRVKRQRYSRHKSLEAVRDPDSGLLTRTKNLGRAAENFFLGITCGHGMRPMRIGIAFAIAPLFFAIPYAFGGPLFETEATGFYNNLYFSYISYTTIGYGNIGPVGPLARFLAGSEAYLSTILAALLVYALVKRSEL; encoded by the coding sequence ATGGAAGATAAATCAGGGGACGAGGCCGGGAGGGGGGACGGGGCCACCGCCAACGAGGGTGACGGCTCCGATATCGACGACAGGACGGTCGCGGAGTCGGACGGCCGTCTCCAGACGGGAGCCGGTTCGTCGGTCGACCCCTCGGTGTTGCATCTCTCGCCTGCCGAGCGAGAGGCGCGAGGGATCACCGACGACGAAGTCCGCGAAACGTTTCGCGCGGTGCTCGTCCGCGGGACCAAGGCCCAGAAGGACCTCAGTGGCGTCACACTGCCCGAGCTATCGCTGGATCGGACCGCCCTCGAGAGCGTCGATCGTCACCCGGTTGATCTCAGCGGGGCGACCATCGAGGGGCTCTCGCTGACGTACGCGCTGGTGACGCTGCCGTTCGTGCTCGACGGTGCTACCATCGGGTCGCTCCGGTTGACGGAAGCCCACGTCGACGCATCGATTTCGTGTTCGGATGCGACCATTACCGGGGAAACAAACCTCTTCGAGGCGACGTTCGACGACGACGTCACGTTCGACGGAGCGACGTTCGAGGGGCCGGTCAACTGCGACGAGGCGACCTTCCGCGACGACGTTCGCTTCGATGGTACCACGTTCGACGACGAGGTGTCGTTTCGGGCAGCGGAGTGTCACGGCGACTCGAACCACCTCGAGGACAACACGACGTTTTCGGGGGCGATCTTTCGCGCCGACGTGACCTTCCGCGAGACGGAGTTCGGGTTTTCGACGTTCGACGGAATCACCTGCAACGAGGCGGCAGTCTTCCAGGAGGCGACGTTCACCGGCGATGCAGAATTTCACGGTGCCGAATTCGGCGCGGACGCGGACTTCGACGAGGTCCGGTTCGAGGGGGATACCGCGTTCACCGACGCCGCGTTCCGAGGGCCGGCGACCTTTCGGGGCGGCTCGTTCGAGGGCGGGGCTCGGTCGCTGGTCGACGATGCCAGTTTCGCCGGGACGACCTTCCACGACGACGTGACGTTTCGACACGCAACGTTTCGCTACGTCACGTTCGCCGCCGCCGAGTTCCGCGAGGACGCGGTCTTCGAATCGGCGACGTTCACCGGCGATGCGGACTTCCCCGACGCCTCGTTCGACCGCGGGGTCGACTTCGACGAGGGACGGTTCCGTGAAGACGCCGACTTCTCCGGCGTCCAATTCGACGGACCGTGTTCCTTCCGCGGCTGTGAGTTCGTCGGCGGTGCGAACCACCTCAAAGACGACGTCTCCTTCGAAGGGGCCCGGTTCGTCGACGATGTCGACTTTCACGACGCCGAAATTTCGTCGGCGAACTTCCTAGAGACGGCGTTCGGCGGCACGGTCGATTTCAGACGGTGTCTCGTCTCCGAACGGATCGACTTCGAAGCACAGGGGATTGACGACGACGCGTTCGTCGATTTCACCCGCGGAAAGATTCGTAGCGGCCGGATCGTCCAGCCCGCCAAGGGGTGGGTACGGTACGACCTGACGCTCGCGAGCATCGGCGATGTCGACCTCGTGGCCGAGCGGACGCGCGATCACCGCCAGCTCCTCGATTACTTTCGGTTCTGCCGGACGGAGTTCGACGAGTTCGACGGCCACACCTTCGATTTCAGCGGCCACCGCGAGTACCTCGACCGGAACGGCTGGACCGTCCACGCCTTCGACGAGCCGTCGACGGACGACTTCGACCCCGATTACGCGCTCGAGATGACGCCGGAGGTCGTCGAAACGACGTATCTGAAGGCCAAACAGAGCGCGAGCGCGATCGGCGACATGAAGACCGCCGGCGAGTTCCGCGTCAAGCGCCAGCGGTACAGCCGACACAAGAGCCTCGAGGCCGTCCGCGATCCGGATTCCGGACTACTGACGCGGACGAAGAACCTCGGTCGCGCCGCGGAGAACTTCTTCCTCGGGATCACCTGCGGCCACGGCATGCGACCGATGCGGATCGGCATCGCGTTCGCCATCGCACCGCTGTTCTTCGCGATCCCGTACGCGTTCGGCGGGCCGCTGTTCGAAACGGAAGCGACGGGGTTCTACAATAACCTCTACTTCAGCTACATCAGTTACACGACGATCGGCTACGGCAACATCGGCCCCGTGGGACCGCTCGCCCGCTTTCTCGCCGGCTCCGAGGCATACCTCAGTACGATCCTCGCCGCCCTGCTCGTCTACGCGCTGGTCAAACGCTCCGAGCTGTGA
- a CDS encoding VOC family protein, with protein sequence MAELEFITFACTNPDRVASFWEGALDGERRALPASLEPEIVDRPGEGPDLLFKNQPSGTDRDLPIHLDLSTADREATVDRLRDLGASVRETKTETYETHTATWTVMEDPEGNGFCVSEYRE encoded by the coding sequence ATGGCTGAGTTGGAATTTATTACTTTCGCTTGTACGAACCCCGACCGAGTGGCATCGTTTTGGGAAGGGGCGCTCGACGGCGAGCGGCGAGCGCTCCCGGCGTCGCTTGAGCCGGAAATCGTCGATCGACCCGGCGAGGGCCCGGACCTCCTGTTCAAGAACCAACCGTCGGGAACGGATCGGGACCTGCCGATCCACCTCGACCTATCGACGGCGGATCGCGAGGCGACCGTCGATCGACTCCGCGATCTCGGCGCGTCCGTCCGCGAGACGAAGACCGAAACGTACGAGACGCATACGGCGACCTGGACGGTGATGGAAGATCCCGAGGGCAACGGGTTCTGCGTGAGCGAGTATCGAGAATAG
- a CDS encoding sulfurtransferase — MANDYANDVLVTADWVADRLDDFQDDDSDLRLVEVDVDTEAYEDEHAPGAIGFNWETQLQDQTQRDILEKEDFEDLLGSHGISEDDTVVLYGDNSNWFAAYTYWQFQYYGHDEVYLLDGGREYWLENDYPTTDEEPDFSATEYDAAGPRESIRAYREDVENAIERGVPLVDVRSPEEFSGEILAPSGLQETAQRGGHIPGAKNISWAAVTNDDGTFKDYDELEELYAEEDIDGDETTVAYCRIGERSSVAWFALHELLGYDDTVNYDGSWTEWGNLVNAPIETGSGE; from the coding sequence ATGGCAAACGACTACGCCAACGACGTACTCGTCACGGCCGACTGGGTCGCTGACCGACTCGACGACTTCCAAGACGACGACTCCGACCTCCGACTGGTCGAGGTCGACGTTGACACGGAAGCCTACGAGGACGAACACGCACCCGGCGCAATCGGGTTCAACTGGGAAACCCAACTGCAGGACCAGACCCAGCGAGACATCCTCGAGAAGGAGGACTTCGAGGACCTCCTCGGGAGTCACGGCATCAGCGAGGACGACACGGTCGTCCTCTACGGTGACAACTCCAACTGGTTCGCCGCCTACACCTACTGGCAGTTCCAGTATTACGGTCACGACGAGGTCTACCTGCTCGACGGTGGCCGCGAGTACTGGCTCGAGAACGACTACCCGACCACGGACGAGGAGCCCGACTTCTCGGCAACCGAATACGACGCCGCCGGTCCGCGCGAGAGCATCCGCGCGTACCGAGAGGACGTCGAGAACGCGATCGAACGCGGTGTTCCGCTGGTCGACGTTCGCTCGCCTGAGGAGTTCTCCGGCGAGATCCTCGCGCCCTCCGGCCTGCAGGAGACCGCCCAGCGCGGCGGCCACATCCCCGGCGCGAAGAACATCTCGTGGGCGGCCGTGACCAACGACGACGGCACCTTCAAGGACTACGACGAGCTCGAGGAGCTCTACGCCGAGGAAGACATCGACGGCGACGAGACGACCGTCGCCTACTGCCGTATCGGCGAGCGTTCCTCCGTCGCCTGGTTCGCGCTCCACGAACTGCTCGGCTACGACGACACCGTCAACTACGACGGCTCCTGGACCGAGTGGGGCAACCTCGTCAACGCGCCGATCGAAACCGGCAGCGGCGAGTAA
- a CDS encoding RNA-binding domain-containing protein has protein sequence MSEIYRVDVEITAPVYDTEVTSRVLDAVANIFPNADIEEEFGEIRAEAHALDHFSELLHRQEILDTARGEFFANREGDTFSFALKKQAAFEDYVNFSVGKPDELGEISVRVRVEEPTLEEYVDHIAPPTEDGRPVDA, from the coding sequence ATGAGCGAGATCTACCGCGTCGACGTCGAGATCACGGCACCGGTCTACGATACTGAGGTCACGAGCCGCGTGCTCGACGCCGTGGCCAACATCTTCCCCAACGCCGACATCGAAGAAGAGTTCGGCGAGATCAGGGCCGAAGCCCACGCGCTCGATCACTTCTCGGAGTTGCTCCACCGCCAGGAAATCCTCGACACCGCCCGCGGCGAGTTCTTCGCCAATCGCGAGGGCGACACCTTCTCGTTCGCACTCAAAAAACAGGCCGCCTTCGAGGACTACGTCAATTTCTCGGTGGGCAAACCGGACGAACTCGGCGAGATCAGCGTCCGCGTCCGGGTCGAAGAACCGACCCTCGAGGAGTACGTCGATCACATCGCGCCGCCGACTGAGGACGGCCGACCGGTCGACGCCTGA
- a CDS encoding sulfurtransferase encodes MDDSVVVSPDWLASRLDDPQVRIVDVRDAWEFDGIGHLPGAMSIPFDSYRDENDIDRGTLPGAEAFATLLGDAGISPEDTIVAYDDTHGVFAARFVLTALEYGHDDVRLLDGDYSAWNQAHETTSETSAFEQTDYEPDPLAPEESPLVGYDAVADALKHDAVFVDTRELEEFEEARLPGAVRFDWREVVDDETRRLKPEGELEELLADHGITPDREIVLYCNTARRISHTYVVLKALGYEDVHFYEGSLTEWLANDGDVETGPA; translated from the coding sequence ATGGACGACTCCGTCGTCGTTTCCCCCGACTGGCTCGCATCGCGACTGGACGATCCACAGGTCCGCATCGTCGACGTCAGAGACGCTTGGGAGTTCGACGGGATCGGTCACCTCCCCGGCGCGATGAGTATCCCGTTCGACAGCTACCGCGACGAGAACGACATTGACCGGGGGACACTGCCGGGTGCTGAAGCCTTCGCGACCCTGCTCGGCGACGCAGGCATCAGCCCTGAGGATACGATCGTCGCCTACGACGACACCCACGGCGTCTTCGCCGCTCGGTTCGTACTCACTGCACTGGAGTACGGCCACGACGACGTCCGCCTGTTAGACGGTGACTACAGCGCCTGGAACCAGGCCCACGAGACGACCAGCGAGACGTCCGCGTTCGAGCAGACTGACTACGAACCCGACCCGCTCGCGCCCGAGGAAAGCCCGTTGGTTGGCTATGACGCTGTCGCGGACGCTCTCAAGCACGACGCCGTCTTCGTCGACACGCGCGAACTCGAGGAGTTCGAGGAGGCGCGCTTGCCAGGTGCCGTGCGGTTCGACTGGCGCGAGGTTGTCGACGACGAAACTCGTCGGTTGAAACCCGAGGGGGAACTCGAGGAATTGCTCGCCGACCACGGCATCACGCCGGATCGAGAAATCGTCCTCTACTGCAACACCGCGCGGCGGATCAGTCACACCTACGTCGTGCTCAAAGCGTTAGGCTACGAGGACGTCCACTTTTATGAGGGCAGTCTCACGGAGTGGCTCGCCAACGACGGCGACGTCGAGACCGGGCCCGCATAA
- a CDS encoding DUF2617 family protein encodes MSRETLQFVHTDRPPATDGVRVFNSLTRPFLGTKFTFRIIGSSHYISAPEYGFHELATCDPAPSASRNGTAIPLESDRPSRRLTFEADALQCVTRVEHRPLSAFPRDRYLSRPGSFDLAYAFDGDPDAVTTIEIDADGYETYHTYPEFDLALYTRTVFATDHDSSALEASALEASAARAADTPAPSDTV; translated from the coding sequence ATGTCTCGAGAGACCCTCCAATTCGTTCACACCGACCGCCCGCCAGCGACCGACGGCGTCCGCGTGTTCAACTCGCTCACGCGGCCGTTCCTGGGGACCAAGTTCACGTTTCGGATCATCGGTAGCTCACACTACATCAGCGCGCCCGAGTACGGGTTTCACGAGCTCGCGACGTGTGATCCCGCCCCGTCAGCGAGTCGCAACGGAACCGCGATTCCGCTCGAGTCGGATCGACCGTCCCGCCGGCTCACGTTCGAGGCCGACGCCCTTCAGTGCGTAACGCGGGTCGAACACCGGCCGCTCTCGGCGTTTCCCCGCGATCGATACCTGTCTCGACCGGGATCGTTCGACCTCGCGTACGCGTTCGACGGCGATCCCGATGCCGTCACGACGATCGAAATCGACGCGGACGGCTACGAGACGTATCACACCTATCCCGAGTTCGATCTCGCCCTGTACACGCGGACCGTCTTTGCGACCGATCACGACTCGTCGGCGCTCGAGGCGTCGGCGCTCGAGGCGTCGGCCGCTCGTGCGGCGGATACGCCCGCGCCATCGGACACGGTTTGA
- a CDS encoding signal recognition particle protein Srp54, with product MVLDDLGTSLRGTLDKLRGKSRLSEEDIEEIVKEIQRSLLSADVDVSLVMELSDNIEERALEEEPPAGTPARDFVLRIVYEELVDLIGDSTELPLEEQTILLAGLQGSGKTTSAAKMAWWFSTKGLRPAIIQTDTFRPGAYDQAQEMSERAEVDFYGNPDSEDPVEIARKGLEETSDADVHIVDTAGRHALEEDLIDEIEQIEDVADPDTSLLVLDAAIGQGAKDQAQQFDESIGIDGVVITKLDGTAKGGGALTAVDQTDSSIAFLGTGEEVQDIERFEPDGFISRLLGMGDLSQLAERVERAMEETDIEEEDWDPEDMLQGQFTLNDMQKQMEAMNNMGPLDQVMDMIPGLGGGIKDQLPEDAMDVTQERMRAFTVIMDSMTEKEKEYPKAIGASQIERIARGSGTDEEQVRELLQQYKMMERTMKQFQGMGSEQEMQRMMQQMQQGGGGGGGGMGGMGPFG from the coding sequence ATGGTACTCGACGATCTCGGGACTTCTCTGCGGGGGACCTTGGACAAGCTCCGCGGGAAGTCGCGACTCAGCGAAGAAGACATCGAGGAGATCGTCAAGGAGATCCAGCGATCGCTGCTCTCCGCCGATGTCGACGTCTCGCTCGTGATGGAGCTGTCGGACAATATCGAGGAGCGCGCCTTAGAGGAAGAACCGCCTGCCGGCACCCCCGCGCGGGACTTCGTCCTCCGCATCGTCTACGAGGAACTGGTCGATCTCATCGGCGACTCGACCGAACTCCCCCTCGAGGAACAGACGATCCTGCTCGCGGGGCTGCAGGGGTCCGGGAAGACCACGTCCGCCGCGAAGATGGCGTGGTGGTTCTCGACGAAGGGGCTCCGACCGGCCATCATTCAGACAGACACCTTCCGACCTGGTGCGTACGACCAAGCCCAGGAAATGTCTGAGCGTGCGGAGGTCGACTTCTATGGGAACCCCGACAGCGAGGACCCCGTCGAAATCGCCCGCAAGGGCCTCGAGGAGACCAGTGACGCCGACGTTCACATCGTGGACACGGCGGGTCGCCACGCCTTAGAGGAGGACCTGATCGACGAGATCGAGCAGATTGAGGACGTCGCAGATCCCGATACGTCGTTGCTCGTCCTCGACGCTGCGATCGGGCAGGGCGCGAAGGACCAGGCCCAGCAGTTCGATGAGTCGATCGGGATCGATGGCGTCGTCATCACGAAGCTAGACGGGACGGCGAAGGGTGGCGGTGCGCTGACTGCGGTCGACCAGACCGACTCCTCGATCGCCTTCCTCGGGACCGGTGAGGAGGTCCAGGACATCGAGCGCTTCGAGCCCGACGGCTTCATCTCGCGACTGCTCGGCATGGGGGACCTCAGCCAGCTCGCCGAGCGCGTCGAGCGCGCGATGGAGGAGACTGATATCGAGGAGGAGGACTGGGACCCCGAGGACATGCTCCAGGGCCAGTTCACCCTGAACGATATGCAAAAACAGATGGAGGCAATGAACAACATGGGGCCGCTCGATCAGGTGATGGACATGATCCCCGGTCTCGGCGGCGGGATCAAGGATCAGCTCCCCGAGGACGCGATGGACGTCACCCAGGAGCGGATGCGGGCCTTTACCGTCATCATGGACTCGATGACCGAAAAGGAAAAGGAGTACCCCAAAGCGATTGGCGCGAGCCAGATCGAGCGCATCGCCCGCGGTTCGGGAACCGACGAGGAACAGGTTCGGGAACTGCTCCAGCAGTACAAGATGATGGAGCGCACGATGAAGCAGTTCCAGGGCATGGGCTCCGAACAGGAGATGCAGCGCATGATGCAGCAGATGCAACAGGGCGGCGGTGGCGGTGGCGGCGGGATGGGCGGCATGGGGCCGTTCGGATAA